The following proteins are encoded in a genomic region of Pikeienuella piscinae:
- a CDS encoding TetR/AcrR family transcriptional regulator, which yields MVGVIRFDRDAALDAAAALFWRKGYDCASIQDLEAATGLGRGSLYNAFGDKEALFLAALERYAETVSAPLLRHLEAADIGAGVNALLAELVGRIERTETPPGCLVTNTCVAAAGAPAAERFAAARLRAMERALESAFEKARANGRLAADADPRALARFYTAVAQSLNLMHKALDDRETMADVARTALSALPLVGAPPQPIR from the coding sequence GATCCGTTTCGACCGCGACGCGGCGCTCGACGCCGCCGCCGCGCTCTTCTGGCGAAAGGGGTACGATTGCGCCTCGATCCAGGACCTGGAGGCCGCGACCGGGCTCGGCCGCGGCTCGCTCTACAACGCCTTCGGCGACAAGGAGGCGCTCTTTCTCGCCGCGCTGGAGCGTTACGCGGAGACAGTTAGCGCCCCGCTGCTGCGTCATCTGGAAGCCGCGGATATCGGCGCCGGGGTGAATGCTCTCTTGGCGGAACTCGTCGGGCGCATCGAGCGGACGGAGACGCCGCCCGGTTGCCTCGTCACCAACACCTGCGTCGCCGCCGCGGGCGCCCCCGCCGCGGAGCGGTTTGCCGCCGCGCGGCTTCGCGCGATGGAGCGGGCGCTGGAGAGCGCATTCGAAAAGGCGCGGGCGAATGGGCGCCTGGCGGCGGACGCCGACCCGCGCGCCCTCGCCCGGTTCTACACCGCCGTCGCGCAGAGCCTGAACCTCATGCACAAGGCGCTCGACGACCGTGAAACCATGGCGGACGTGGCGCGAACTGCGCTCAGCGCGCTGCCGCTCGTCGGCGCGCCGCCTCAACCTATCCGGTAA
- a CDS encoding CaiB/BaiF CoA transferase family protein — protein MTKGPLSGIRVVDLTRILAGPFSTQLLGDLGAEVIKVETPGQGDPIRGQGGMRDGFSYYFAGFNRNKQSITLNLRTDQGMAALRRLIATADVLVENYRPTVLEDMGLGFEALKKIKSDIIVCSISGYGKTGPYRDRPSFDFIAQAMSGFMSSTGFPDREPLRAGLPISDLVAGLYGALAISSALVRRERTGKPEQIDVALVDSILSFASYFGAAYFATGEQMGRCGNDHPVVAPYGLFHASDGAVAIAPSNDQIYKRLIDALDLNEAMDSPDFATNEMRMKNRDRVNALINERISQRPRAEWVERLNAAGVPCGLVMTYPEAFEDPQIRAREMVLKVEHPGHGPVEMIGFPMKLTEAQCELRLPAPELGADTSDVLASLGYSADEISELRNMKVV, from the coding sequence ATGACCAAAGGACCGTTGAGCGGGATACGGGTTGTGGATCTGACCCGGATTCTTGCGGGCCCGTTCAGCACGCAGTTGCTCGGCGATCTCGGCGCCGAAGTCATCAAGGTCGAAACGCCCGGCCAGGGCGACCCGATCCGCGGGCAGGGCGGCATGCGGGACGGGTTCAGCTACTATTTCGCCGGATTCAACCGCAACAAGCAGTCCATCACCCTCAACCTGCGCACGGATCAGGGCATGGCCGCGCTGCGGCGGCTCATAGCGACGGCGGACGTTCTGGTGGAGAACTACCGCCCGACGGTGCTCGAGGATATGGGGCTCGGTTTCGAGGCGTTGAAGAAGATCAAGTCCGACATCATCGTCTGCTCGATTTCGGGTTATGGAAAAACCGGCCCTTACCGCGACCGCCCCTCCTTCGACTTCATCGCCCAGGCGATGAGCGGCTTCATGAGCTCCACCGGATTTCCGGACCGGGAGCCGCTGCGGGCCGGATTGCCGATTTCTGACCTCGTCGCCGGGCTCTATGGAGCGCTTGCCATTTCGTCGGCCCTCGTCCGGCGGGAACGCACCGGAAAGCCGGAGCAGATCGATGTCGCGCTCGTCGATTCCATCCTGAGCTTCGCGAGCTATTTCGGGGCGGCCTATTTCGCGACCGGCGAGCAGATGGGTCGATGCGGCAACGATCACCCTGTCGTCGCGCCCTATGGTCTCTTCCACGCTTCGGACGGCGCCGTCGCGATCGCGCCCAGCAACGACCAGATCTACAAACGACTGATCGACGCGTTGGACCTGAACGAGGCGATGGACTCGCCTGACTTCGCCACGAACGAGATGAGAATGAAAAATCGCGACAGGGTGAACGCGCTGATCAACGAAAGGATATCTCAGAGGCCCCGCGCGGAATGGGTGGAACGCTTGAATGCGGCCGGCGTCCCATGCGGTCTGGTCATGACCTATCCGGAAGCGTTCGAGGACCCGCAGATCCGCGCGCGGGAGATGGTTCTCAAGGTGGAGCATCCCGGCCATGGCCCCGTCGAAATGATCGGATTTCCAATGAAGTTGACGGAGGCGCAATGCGAACTCCGATTGCCGGCGCCCGAATTGGGCGCGGACACCTCGGACGTGCTGGCAAGCCTGGGCTATAGCGCCGACGAGATCTCCGAACTGCGAAACATGAAAGTGGTTTGA
- a CDS encoding TRAP transporter large permease, translating to MLTLVFVLFLFAVLAGFDVGLSMIGAAAVGMILHPGNPVDLIMVALTATNSVNESTLVTIPLFVLAAEIMNHGGLTKRLVEWALSMIGHVRGSLSQVSIISNLIMAGVSGSAVADAAATGGLLVPAMKKEGYPDGYAGAVVAAGAMLGPIIPPSIPMIIYAVIANVSVLKLFMAGIVPGLLLAGGYMAICYLIARRNNYPSRPRQTWRVVLATTQYSIFALGMPLIIILGMRFGLVTDIEASAVAALYALLVSIFVYRSIGGRQLMRVFYLASRSAAAVLFLLAAAGPFGWLLAEAKINDAIAAGILALTADPLIGLLLINVVLLLIGCFLEPLPALVIFVPSLLPAGAALGVDPVHLGLVMVLNLMIGMLTPPIGLLLFVVAGIGSIPITRVIRAIFPFLLWSLAVLLLVTFFPAIVLWLPNYV from the coding sequence ATGCTGACCCTTGTCTTCGTGCTGTTTCTCTTCGCCGTTCTGGCGGGGTTCGATGTCGGCCTGTCGATGATCGGCGCGGCGGCGGTCGGCATGATCCTGCATCCTGGCAATCCCGTCGATCTGATCATGGTGGCGCTGACCGCGACCAATTCCGTCAATGAATCAACGCTGGTGACCATTCCGCTCTTCGTGCTGGCGGCGGAGATCATGAACCATGGCGGGCTGACGAAACGGCTCGTCGAATGGGCGCTTTCGATGATCGGCCATGTCCGGGGATCGCTAAGCCAGGTGTCGATCATCTCGAACCTGATCATGGCCGGCGTTTCGGGCTCGGCCGTGGCCGACGCCGCCGCGACCGGGGGCCTCCTGGTGCCGGCGATGAAGAAGGAAGGCTACCCCGACGGATACGCTGGCGCGGTTGTCGCGGCCGGCGCGATGCTCGGCCCGATCATTCCGCCCTCGATTCCGATGATCATCTACGCGGTGATCGCCAATGTCTCCGTTCTCAAGCTCTTCATGGCCGGGATCGTGCCGGGCCTGTTGCTCGCGGGCGGCTATATGGCGATCTGCTATCTGATCGCGCGCCGGAACAATTATCCTTCGCGTCCGCGGCAAACCTGGCGCGTGGTGCTCGCCACCACGCAGTATTCGATCTTCGCTCTCGGAATGCCGCTGATCATAATCCTCGGCATGCGCTTTGGTCTCGTCACCGATATCGAGGCGTCCGCCGTGGCCGCGCTCTACGCGCTGCTGGTTTCGATCTTCGTCTACCGGTCGATAGGCGGGCGTCAACTGATGCGGGTCTTCTATCTCGCATCGCGCTCCGCGGCGGCGGTTCTGTTCCTGCTGGCGGCGGCGGGGCCGTTCGGCTGGTTGCTGGCGGAGGCGAAAATCAACGACGCCATCGCAGCGGGCATTCTGGCGCTGACCGCCGATCCCCTGATCGGGCTCTTGCTCATCAATGTCGTCCTGTTGCTGATCGGTTGTTTTCTGGAGCCGCTGCCGGCGCTGGTGATCTTCGTGCCGTCGCTGCTGCCCGCCGGCGCCGCGCTCGGCGTTGATCCGGTGCACCTGGGGCTCGTCATGGTGCTCAACCTGATGATCGGCATGCTGACGCCGCCTATCGGGCTCTTGCTGTTTGTAGTGGCCGGAATCGGTTCGATCCCGATCACGCGGGTGATCAGGGCGATCTTCCCGTTTCTCCTCTGGTCTCTCGCGGTGTTGCTGCTGGTGACGTTCTTCCCCGCGATCGTTCTCTGGCTGCCGAACTATGTGTGA
- a CDS encoding TRAP transporter small permease, with product MIRLHLVLKRVESGLAWLVRGATILLMATILIFTIGSASDRYIYDTSFNAHDQIAQLALVWLTFLGFMLALRARTNIRVDLIDGVLSPRGLRVRNIAGDLVAIGLFCVIQWKVWRLVEVGAGQVIMGTPFSSALTFLAIAVGTAYGILVIALRLTHTVVHWRDSEC from the coding sequence ATGATCCGGCTCCACCTTGTCTTGAAGCGCGTCGAGTCAGGCCTCGCCTGGCTCGTTCGCGGCGCCACGATCCTCCTGATGGCGACCATCCTGATCTTCACGATCGGCTCGGCCAGCGACCGTTACATATACGACACCTCGTTCAACGCGCATGATCAGATCGCGCAGCTCGCGCTCGTCTGGCTGACCTTTCTCGGCTTCATGCTGGCGCTCCGCGCGCGCACCAATATCCGCGTGGATCTGATCGACGGGGTGCTCTCGCCGCGTGGCCTGAGGGTGAGAAACATCGCTGGCGATCTTGTCGCCATCGGCCTCTTTTGCGTCATTCAATGGAAGGTCTGGCGCCTGGTGGAGGTCGGAGCCGGACAGGTCATCATGGGCACGCCCTTTTCCTCCGCCCTCACCTTCCTGGCCATCGCGGTGGGGACGGCGTACGGCATTCTCGTCATCGCTCTCCGGCTGACGCATACCGTCGTTCATTGGAGAGACAGCGAATGCTGA
- a CDS encoding TRAP transporter substrate-binding protein produces MNKMLSTLFGAGALTFAALSQPSAAADMTLRMGTFATASSPWGQAMRAFSEIVEEKTEGRIEISVYTDGQIGGMQQLLTGMQLGTIDMAYFDVTVASFLKGADSIKVAIVPYLFNSKADAAKVLNSDLFQDIYQEIAANTGVRIFAAYGDRSPRAIQTTKGPIVTPEDLKGMKMRVPGIDVYEHTFETLGTQITPLGMTEIYNALSRGIVDGQDNGFELAVPPKFHEVAKYWSATDHVYGVTGWFISDQVWGRLSPEDQAIFLDAAKEAGQVSTDATNELDANGLKLLQEAGVTYTVPDRDAFRAALADVYKEFEGKIWPEGLVEKIRAMQAD; encoded by the coding sequence ATGAACAAGATGCTATCAACGCTGTTCGGTGCCGGCGCGCTGACCTTCGCGGCGCTCTCGCAGCCGTCGGCGGCGGCGGACATGACCTTGCGAATGGGCACCTTCGCCACCGCATCGAGCCCCTGGGGCCAGGCGATGCGCGCCTTCTCGGAGATCGTCGAGGAGAAGACCGAAGGGCGGATCGAGATTTCGGTCTATACCGACGGGCAGATTGGCGGGATGCAGCAGTTGTTGACCGGCATGCAACTCGGCACCATCGACATGGCCTATTTCGATGTCACCGTCGCCTCCTTCCTGAAGGGCGCCGATTCGATCAAGGTCGCCATCGTTCCCTATCTCTTCAATTCGAAGGCGGATGCGGCCAAGGTCCTCAACTCCGACCTCTTTCAGGACATCTACCAGGAGATCGCGGCGAATACCGGCGTGCGCATCTTCGCCGCCTACGGCGACCGGTCCCCTCGCGCGATCCAGACCACCAAGGGCCCGATCGTGACGCCCGAAGATCTGAAGGGCATGAAGATGCGCGTCCCGGGAATCGACGTCTATGAGCATACCTTCGAGACGCTCGGCACCCAGATCACGCCGCTCGGCATGACCGAAATCTACAATGCGCTGAGCCGCGGCATCGTGGATGGTCAGGACAACGGTTTCGAGCTGGCGGTCCCGCCGAAATTCCACGAGGTTGCGAAATACTGGTCGGCGACGGATCACGTTTACGGCGTCACCGGCTGGTTCATCTCCGATCAGGTCTGGGGTCGCCTGAGTCCGGAGGACCAGGCGATCTTCCTCGATGCCGCGAAAGAGGCCGGGCAGGTGTCGACCGACGCCACGAATGAGCTGGACGCGAACGGGCTCAAACTGCTCCAGGAGGCCGGCGTCACCTATACGGTGCCTGACCGGGATGCGTTCCGCGCCGCTCTCGCGGATGTCTACAAGGAATTCGAGGGCAAGATCTGGCCGGAGGGGCTGGTCGAGAAAATCAGGGCGATGCAGGCTGACTAG
- a CDS encoding SMP-30/gluconolactonase/LRE family protein: MTAVALDALSFLGSSLSRPECVLATRSGDLFVSDSRGGVSIVNPDGREILVKARKAPEGFLPNGIALLDDRSFLIANLGPTGGVYHLAQDGTLTPRLVEIDGKPLPPTNFVGLDRRGRIWVTVSTWLNPRERSMFKGHADGFIVLIEGGGARIVAEGLGFTNEAIVDPTGEWLYVNETMAQRTSRFPILADGALGAKELVAAYGPTTFPDGLAFDDAGGVWIVSVASNRLIRTAPDGTQTTFIEDADPEVLADVAAQFDAGACARPLIDSGGKRRLGNLASLAFGGEDLQTIYLGTLFLNEIIHFRSSFRGAKPVHWEF, from the coding sequence ATGACCGCCGTCGCGTTGGACGCCCTGAGCTTTCTCGGAAGCTCCCTGTCGCGCCCCGAATGCGTGCTGGCGACGCGTTCGGGCGATCTTTTCGTCTCGGACAGCAGGGGCGGCGTCAGCATCGTCAACCCGGACGGCCGGGAAATCCTGGTTAAGGCCCGCAAAGCGCCGGAGGGGTTCCTGCCCAACGGAATCGCGCTGCTGGACGACAGAAGCTTTCTGATCGCGAATCTCGGGCCGACCGGCGGCGTCTATCATCTGGCGCAGGACGGGACGCTGACCCCGCGCCTAGTCGAGATAGATGGCAAACCGCTGCCTCCGACGAATTTCGTGGGGCTCGATCGCCGTGGCCGGATCTGGGTGACCGTCAGCACATGGTTGAACCCGCGCGAGCGATCGATGTTCAAAGGCCACGCCGACGGATTCATCGTTCTGATCGAGGGCGGCGGCGCGCGGATCGTCGCCGAGGGTCTTGGCTTCACCAATGAGGCGATCGTCGATCCCACCGGCGAATGGCTATACGTCAACGAGACCATGGCGCAGCGGACGAGCCGCTTTCCGATCCTCGCCGACGGCGCGCTGGGCGCGAAGGAGCTGGTCGCCGCCTACGGCCCGACGACATTTCCCGATGGTTTGGCCTTCGATGACGCGGGCGGCGTCTGGATCGTCAGCGTCGCGAGCAATCGGTTGATCCGCACTGCGCCGGATGGAACGCAGACGACCTTCATCGAGGACGCCGATCCGGAGGTTCTGGCGGATGTCGCGGCGCAGTTCGACGCCGGCGCCTGCGCCCGGCCGCTGATCGACAGCGGCGGCAAGCGCCGCCTCGGCAATCTCGCCAGTCTCGCCTTCGGCGGCGAGGATCTCCAGACGATCTATCTCGGGACGCTGTTCCTGAACGAGATCATCCATTTTCGCTCATCGTTCAGAGGAGCGAAGCCGGTCCACTGGGAATTTTGA
- a CDS encoding LysR family transcriptional regulator — translation MRFDLTTLRILIAVYNLESLTKAADQEHIAPSAVSKRINDLEAELGVQLFYRHPRGVSATPAGEVMVVHTRRIFDILNDMTADLSLYKEGQSGQVRISAHSSAVHQYLPADIVSFNRAYPDVRVVLSEETSVEVLQSLLDGVSDIGVIAAHVALPDCVSAFRYRVDQLVALLPPEDPLAARDSIDFFELRDHSMIGLEFGSSLQALLMEAAQSLGFQLKNSIKVVTFGSAVSMAAAGLGVTIVPVNVARSFKSAERLVGVPLRDAWARRELAVCARTAQKTTACVRLMLEHLSRSAEAYPNANPAVPNE, via the coding sequence ATGCGGTTCGATCTGACCACGCTCCGGATTCTTATCGCTGTCTACAACCTTGAAAGCCTGACCAAAGCCGCTGATCAGGAGCATATCGCGCCATCCGCGGTCAGTAAGCGCATCAACGATCTCGAGGCGGAGTTGGGCGTCCAGCTCTTCTACCGGCATCCGCGCGGCGTCAGCGCGACGCCCGCGGGGGAGGTGATGGTGGTTCACACGCGGCGGATCTTTGACATCCTGAACGACATGACCGCCGATCTCAGCCTCTACAAAGAAGGCCAGAGCGGGCAGGTCCGCATCAGCGCCCACAGTTCGGCGGTGCATCAATATCTTCCCGCCGACATCGTCAGCTTCAATCGCGCCTATCCCGATGTGCGCGTCGTTCTCAGCGAAGAGACCAGCGTCGAAGTTCTCCAGTCGCTTCTTGACGGCGTATCGGACATTGGGGTCATCGCAGCCCATGTGGCGTTGCCGGACTGCGTTTCAGCGTTCAGGTATCGCGTCGATCAGCTGGTGGCGTTGCTGCCGCCCGAAGACCCTCTCGCCGCTCGCGACTCGATCGACTTTTTCGAGCTGCGCGACCATTCGATGATCGGTCTCGAATTTGGGAGTTCGCTTCAGGCCCTTCTGATGGAGGCCGCCCAATCGCTCGGGTTCCAGCTCAAGAACAGCATCAAGGTGGTGACTTTCGGCTCCGCGGTCAGCATGGCCGCGGCGGGGCTGGGCGTCACGATCGTGCCGGTGAACGTCGCCAGGTCGTTCAAATCCGCCGAACGCCTGGTCGGCGTTCCGCTGCGCGACGCCTGGGCCCGGCGGGAGCTGGCGGTTTGCGCGCGTACGGCGCAAAAGACCACCGCATGCGTTCGCCTGATGCTCGAACATCTGTCGCGGAGCGCCGAGGCGTATCCAAACGCGAACCCTGCCGTTCCGAACGAATAA
- a CDS encoding hydroxymethylglutaryl-CoA lyase, whose product MPEVEIVEVGPRDGLQNIATFVPTETKVEFIRRLIDAGFKRMELGSFVSPSAIPQMRDMEEVIAALGPLPDDVRGMVLTPNLKGFQRAVAAGLENPIFVLSMSESHNQSNVRRSVDASIKDLAATLETMDPDRKLNVRVGLATCFHCPFEGVMEESVILKTIERIVSLRSGMDYTISDTTGMATPAHVRSLAEKCIAAFGDDASFGFHGHDTAGFGVANILAAREAGVTSFDTAAAGLGGCPFAPGATGNIPSEDIVYLFERLGVSTGIDLEKLLAAGVMITDASGAKIASHTQAIPRARLFADLNGTPPRDAQAN is encoded by the coding sequence ATGCCGGAAGTAGAGATCGTCGAAGTTGGTCCGCGTGACGGATTGCAGAACATCGCGACCTTCGTCCCGACCGAAACCAAGGTCGAGTTCATCCGGCGGCTCATCGACGCCGGCTTCAAGAGGATGGAGCTCGGCTCCTTCGTCAGCCCGAGCGCGATCCCGCAGATGCGCGACATGGAGGAGGTCATCGCGGCTCTGGGCCCCTTGCCCGACGATGTTCGGGGCATGGTGCTGACCCCCAATCTGAAAGGGTTTCAGCGCGCCGTCGCGGCCGGCCTCGAAAATCCGATCTTCGTCCTCTCGATGTCGGAATCGCACAATCAGAGCAATGTGCGCCGCTCTGTCGACGCTTCGATCAAGGATCTGGCGGCGACGCTCGAGACGATGGACCCGGATCGAAAGCTGAATGTGAGGGTGGGCCTCGCCACGTGCTTTCACTGCCCGTTCGAAGGCGTGATGGAGGAATCGGTCATTCTCAAGACGATCGAGCGCATCGTGTCCTTGCGCAGCGGCATGGACTACACGATCAGCGACACGACCGGCATGGCGACGCCCGCGCATGTCCGGAGCCTCGCTGAGAAATGCATCGCGGCGTTCGGCGACGACGCGAGCTTCGGATTTCATGGCCATGACACGGCGGGGTTCGGCGTCGCCAATATCCTGGCGGCGCGCGAGGCCGGCGTCACCTCCTTCGACACGGCGGCGGCGGGCCTCGGCGGCTGCCCGTTCGCGCCGGGCGCGACCGGCAACATTCCAAGCGAGGATATCGTCTATCTCTTCGAGCGTCTCGGCGTCTCGACCGGCATCGACCTTGAAAAGCTTCTCGCCGCCGGCGTGATGATCACCGACGCCTCCGGCGCGAAGATCGCGAGCCATACGCAGGCGATCCCGCGCGCGCGCCTCTTCGCGGACCTGAATGGAACGCCGCCGCGCGACGCGCAGGCGAACTGA
- the guaB gene encoding IMP dehydrogenase, translating to MEIREALTFDDVLLVPGASEVLPAEADVSTRVTQSIRLDIPLLSSAMDTVTESDMAITMAQAGGIGVVHRNLDVDVQADEVRRVKRFESGVVYKPITLTADQTLADAKALQARYKITGFPVVGEGGRLVGILTNRDMRFAETDATPVSALMTHENLATVREGDDRDIARRKMMQRRIEKLLVVDDEGRCVGLLTLKDMEKAVLNPRASKDELGRLRVAAATTVGDKGFARSEALIDAEVDLLVIDTAHGHSAAVAAAVERVKRLSNTVQVVAGNVATAEATRALIDAGADAVKVGIGPGSICTTRMVAGVGVPQLTAISDCAEAAAASGATIIADGGIKFSGDLAKAIAAGANCAMVGSMLAGTDEAPGEVFLYQGRSYKSYRGMGSVGAMARGSADRYFQEQMAETHKLVPEGIEGQVPYKGPAGAVLHQMIGGLRAAMGYTGSRTIEEMRTGCRFVRITNAGLSESHVHDVQITRESPNYRRG from the coding sequence ATGGAGATTCGCGAGGCGCTCACTTTCGATGATGTTCTTCTGGTTCCGGGCGCTTCGGAAGTGCTGCCGGCGGAGGCGGACGTCTCGACGCGGGTGACTCAGTCGATCCGGCTCGACATCCCGCTGCTCTCCTCCGCGATGGACACCGTGACCGAGAGCGACATGGCGATCACCATGGCGCAGGCCGGTGGAATCGGCGTCGTTCATCGCAACCTCGATGTCGACGTGCAGGCTGACGAGGTCCGGCGAGTGAAGCGTTTCGAGAGCGGCGTCGTTTACAAACCGATCACGCTGACGGCGGACCAGACGCTCGCGGACGCGAAGGCGCTGCAGGCGCGCTACAAGATCACCGGCTTTCCGGTGGTGGGCGAGGGCGGCAGGTTGGTCGGCATTCTCACCAACCGCGACATGCGCTTCGCGGAGACCGATGCGACGCCGGTCAGCGCGCTGATGACGCATGAGAATCTCGCCACCGTCCGCGAGGGCGACGATCGCGACATTGCTCGCCGGAAGATGATGCAGCGGCGCATCGAGAAGCTCCTGGTCGTCGATGACGAGGGGCGCTGCGTCGGGCTCCTGACGCTGAAGGATATGGAGAAGGCGGTGCTCAATCCGCGCGCCTCCAAGGACGAACTCGGCCGCCTGCGCGTCGCGGCGGCGACCACGGTCGGGGACAAGGGGTTCGCACGCTCCGAAGCGCTGATCGACGCCGAGGTCGATTTGCTGGTCATCGATACGGCGCATGGCCATTCGGCGGCGGTCGCGGCGGCGGTCGAGCGGGTCAAGCGGCTCTCCAACACGGTGCAGGTCGTCGCCGGGAATGTCGCGACGGCGGAAGCGACACGGGCGCTGATCGACGCCGGGGCGGATGCGGTCAAGGTTGGGATCGGCCCTGGTTCGATCTGTACGACGCGGATGGTCGCGGGCGTCGGCGTGCCGCAGCTCACGGCGATTTCCGACTGCGCCGAAGCGGCGGCGGCTTCGGGCGCGACGATCATCGCCGATGGCGGCATCAAGTTCTCCGGCGATCTGGCGAAGGCGATCGCGGCGGGCGCCAACTGCGCCATGGTCGGCTCGATGCTGGCCGGGACGGACGAAGCGCCGGGCGAGGTTTTTCTCTATCAAGGCCGAAGCTACAAATCCTATCGCGGCATGGGCTCGGTCGGTGCAATGGCGCGCGGCTCGGCCGACCGGTATTTTCAGGAGCAGATGGCGGAGACGCACAAGCTCGTCCCCGAGGGGATCGAGGGGCAGGTGCCTTACAAGGGCCCGGCGGGCGCGGTGTTGCACCAGATGATCGGCGGCTTGCGCGCGGCGATGGGCTACACCGGATCGCGCACTATCGAGGAGATGCGCACCGGCTGCCGCTTCGTGCGCATCACCAACGCCGGCCTTTCGGAAAGCCATGTGCACGACGTGCAAATCACCCGCGAGTCCCCCAATTATCGTCGTGGGTAG
- a CDS encoding lipase family alpha/beta hydrolase yields MSRQPPSPVIVVPGVTATYLRDHYPLPPETIWGVLDPTKRFERAQMHPSDLRYEAAQPADVRADQIYEIAYSELIEELRFNLSSSPDEPTPVYPFAYDWRHPLAMTEERLAAFIDDVIGRTKLLRHYDEAGYAEAPKVNLVGHSMGGLVIAGYLERYGAAKLDRVASLASPFRGSFESMVKIATGTANLGVRAPSSREREAARVTPSIYHLFPDFETGVRTDPEDGFPRSTFDPDLIQPSIEDSVVAYAERFALGRTKKERTATGKKLLPLMLKEAERHRKRIAKLDLQKQGLSADRWLCVVGVGAKTRVRMTIESDRGRPVFRLTSDDLVDDWADETRDRTKTGDGTVHFEGAQPGFLRLENLVCVSPDDFGIWELQDRAVARLAGFHGILPNMNMLHRLLVRHFTGADDRRGNTWGRPAPGVSKADWRPAVAPLKALEPDE; encoded by the coding sequence ATGAGCCGTCAACCTCCCTCTCCGGTCATTGTCGTTCCCGGCGTCACAGCGACCTATCTTCGCGACCATTACCCTCTGCCGCCGGAAACGATCTGGGGCGTTCTCGACCCGACAAAGCGGTTCGAGCGGGCGCAGATGCACCCGTCCGACCTTCGCTACGAAGCGGCGCAGCCGGCGGATGTGCGGGCTGACCAGATCTACGAAATCGCCTATTCCGAACTGATCGAGGAGCTCCGCTTCAACCTCTCCTCCTCGCCGGATGAGCCGACCCCGGTCTATCCCTTCGCCTACGATTGGCGGCATCCGCTCGCCATGACCGAGGAGCGGCTGGCGGCGTTCATCGACGACGTGATCGGGCGCACCAAGCTACTCCGCCACTATGACGAAGCGGGCTACGCCGAGGCGCCGAAGGTCAATCTTGTCGGGCATTCGATGGGGGGATTGGTGATCGCCGGTTACCTGGAACGGTATGGCGCGGCGAAGCTCGACCGGGTGGCGTCGCTGGCGAGCCCATTCCGCGGCTCCTTCGAGTCGATGGTGAAGATCGCCACCGGCACCGCCAATCTTGGCGTTCGGGCGCCAAGTTCGCGCGAGCGCGAGGCGGCGCGCGTCACGCCGTCGATCTATCATCTCTTTCCGGACTTCGAAACCGGCGTGCGCACTGATCCGGAGGACGGATTTCCACGCTCCACCTTCGATCCCGACCTGATCCAGCCTTCGATAGAGGATTCGGTCGTCGCTTATGCCGAGCGGTTCGCGCTGGGCCGGACGAAGAAGGAGCGGACGGCGACAGGCAAGAAACTGCTCCCCCTCATGCTGAAAGAGGCGGAACGGCATCGAAAGCGGATCGCGAAGCTCGATCTTCAGAAGCAGGGCCTATCCGCGGACCGCTGGCTCTGCGTCGTCGGAGTCGGCGCGAAGACGCGTGTCCGAATGACGATCGAGTCCGATCGCGGGCGTCCGGTATTCCGTCTGACCTCCGACGACCTTGTCGATGACTGGGCCGATGAGACTCGGGATCGAACGAAAACCGGTGACGGCACGGTGCATTTCGAAGGCGCCCAGCCGGGTTTTCTGAGGCTCGAGAATCTCGTCTGCGTGTCGCCGGATGATTTCGGAATCTGGGAATTGCAGGACCGGGCGGTGGCGCGGCTCGCGGGTTTTCATGGAATTTTGCCGAACATGAACATGCTTCATCGACTGCTCGTGCGACACTTCACCGGCGCGGATGACCGGCGCGGCAACACCTGGGGCCGCCCGGCGCCCGGCGTTTCGAAGGCGGACTGGCGCCCCGCGGTCGCGCCGCTGAAGGCGTTGGAGCCGGACGAGTAG
- a CDS encoding PRC-barrel domain-containing protein, whose translation MTTTPHPLISSTDVHGAACYGPDGEHVGEIDHLMIDKKSGMVAYAVIGFGGFMGLGEDHYPLPWGSMSYDVEKGGYRVNVTKDQFQSAPARDDGWDRDRRWEERVHTHFGAPYYW comes from the coding sequence ATGACCACGACACCGCATCCGTTGATTTCCTCGACCGATGTGCACGGCGCCGCCTGTTACGGGCCGGACGGCGAGCATGTCGGCGAGATCGACCACCTGATGATCGACAAGAAAAGCGGAATGGTCGCCTACGCCGTAATCGGCTTCGGCGGCTTCATGGGGCTCGGCGAGGACCATTATCCGCTCCCCTGGGGCTCGATGTCCTACGATGTCGAAAAGGGCGGCTACCGCGTGAATGTCACAAAGGATCAGTTCCAGAGCGCGCCCGCGCGCGACGACGGCTGGGACCGCGACCGCCGCTGGGAGGAACGGGTCCACACCCATTTCGGCGCGCCGTATTACTGGTGA